From Kitasatospora sp. MAP12-44:
CTGGTGGTCACCGCGCCGCTCGCCACCGCCCGCCGCCTGCCGGCGCCGCAGGTCACCGACGCGCTGCTGCTGAGCGTCACCGATGGCGCGGCGGGCGGGCAACTGGAGGTCAGGCGGCCGCGGTTCGAGGACGAGCCGGAGCGGTCGGTGCTGACCGGCGCGGCGCCGGTAGGCGTCCGCCGGGCCCGCGGTGAGGCCGCCCGTGCGGCGCGGCCGGGGCGGATCGGTGGGGCGGATCGGGTCGGTGGGGCCGACCTGATCGACGGATCGGAGAAGGGCGCGTGATGACGACGATGACCGCGGCTGTGCTCGACGACACGTCGGTGGCGCCGGGAACCCGGTACCTGCTGGAGCGGTTGGCGCTGGTCGAGCTCCGGGTCCGCGCGGTCGTCGAGGCCCGGCGCGCCACCGATCCCAAACCGGACGACGCCTTCCGCGGTCTCTACCTCTCCGCGGAGTCGGCGGACCACCTGCTGGACCGGCCGGAGCTCCCGCACCTGCCGTCGCTCTTCGACCCGCACGAGCGGGCGGCGGTGGAACAGTGGGCCGACCAGGCCGAGGCGGCCGGCACCGCGCTCCCGCTGCGCTCGCTCGCCACCGACTTCGACCTCGGTCCGCTGGACATCGAGCTGCTGCTGATCGCCCTGCTCCCGGACGCGGACGCCCGCTTCGAGCAGCTCTACGGCTACCTCAACGACGACGTGTCGCGCCGTCGCGCCAGCTGTGGCCTGGCACTTCAACTCCTCGGCGCGGGACCGCTGGAGGACCCCGCCCGGGCTCGACTGTCGCCCGCCGCCCCGCTGGTGGCGGGCGGCCTGCTGCTGGTCGAGGAACCCGACCGCCCGTTCCTCGGCCGCTCGTTGCGCGTCCCGGACCGGGTGCTCGCGCACCTGCTCGGCGAGCCGGGCCCCGACCCCGAACTGCGCGGCCTGCTCACCAGCGCCACCGATCTCCCGTCCTCCCCGACCGCCGCGGCGCTCGCCGAGGCCCTGGCACGCGGGGTCCGGCTGGTCTACCTGCGCGAGCAGCCCGGCGGTTCGGCCACCGCGGTGGCCGCCACTGGCCTGCGGCTGGCCGACCGCGCCGCCGTCTGCCTGGACCTGGCCGCGCTGGCCGCCGAACCGCACCCCGAGCTGCTGCTGCCGGCCGCCGCCCGCGAGGCCCGGCTGCGCGGCGGCGGCCTGGTGGCCGGCCCGGTCGACGCCCTGGAGCCGGCCGGTCGTCCCGAACGGGCCCGGCTGCTGCGGCAGTTGGCCCAGCTCCCGGTGCCGGTGCTGCTGACCGGTCACACCGCCTGGGACCCGCTCTGGGCCGAGGACAGCCCGCTGCTGCTGACGGCCCCTCAGCTCGCTGTCGAGGAGCGGGTGGTGCTCTGGCGGGATGCGCTGGCCGGCGCCGCCCTGGACCCCGCGACCGACCCCGCCCGGCTGCTCGCCCCCTACCTGCTGAGCCCCGACCAGCTGCGCCGAGCGGCGCAGTCGGCCGGCCGGCAGGCGCTGCTCGACGGCGGTGTCCCGGTCGACGCCGGCCACCTGCGCACCGGCGTGCGCGCCCAGAACGCCGCCGGCCTCGAACGCCTCGCCCGCCGGATCGAACCCGCCGTCGGTTGGGACGACCTGGTGCTACCACCCGCCACCGCCGAGCAGTTGGGCGATCTCGCACTGCGCGCCCGCCATCGCGACACGGTCCTCGGCAGCTGGCGGATGCGCCCGGGAGGCGGCCGCGGCCGCGGCGTGATGGCGCTCTTCGCGGGCGACTCGGGGACCGGCAAGACGATGTCCGCCGAGGTGGTCGCGGGTGACCTCGGCCTCGACCTCTACGTGGTCGACCTCTCCACCGTGGTCGACAAGTACGTCGGCGAGACCGAGAAGAACCTGGAACGCATCTTCACCGAGGCCGCCGGCATCAACGGCATCCTGCTCTTCGACGAGGCCGACGCCATCTTCGGCAAGCGCTCCGAGGTCAAGGACGCCCACGACCGCTACGCCAACATGGAGAGCGCCTACCTGCTCCAGCGCATGGAGTCCTTCGACGGCATCGCGATCCTCACCACCAACCTGCGCGCCAACCTGGACGAGGCCTTCACCCGCCGCCTCGACGTCATCGTCGACTTCCCCGTCCCCGACCCCGCCGGCCGCCGCGCCCTCTGGGACCGCTGCCTCGGCCCCGCCGTCCCCCGCGCCGACGACCTCGACCTCGACTTCTGCGCCCGCTTCGAGTTGGCGGGCGGCTCGATCCGAGCGTGCGTGGTCACCGCCGCGTACCTGGCGGCGGCAGGCGAACGGCCGGTGTCGATGGCCGACCTGGTGGCGGCGGTGCAGCGGGAGTACCGGAAGCTGGGGCGGCTGGTCCTGGCAAGCGAGTTCGGGGAGTGGGGGACCGGGCGGGCGTGAGGGCGCGGACGCCGGAGTCCGATCTCCCGACGGACAACGTCGGCTGCCCGCCGGTCCGCCCGAACGGGCAGGCGTCTGCGCGTCGGGGCTGCTAGTCCTGTTGGCAAGTGAGGGCAGGCGCCCTCGCTCAGGAACGATCTTGGGAGAAGACGGCGTGCGTGAACACGAGGATCAGCCGGACCAGGCACTGGCCCAGCGGCTCGGCGAGAGCCAGGTGAGGCACGACAGCGCCCCGGCTGCCTTCGCGAGCCTCTCGGCTCCCGGCGGCCCGCAGCCAGCCGCGCTGGCCGCCCTGCAACGGGCGATCGGCAACAGGGCCATGGCAGCACTCGTCGGGCAGGAACGGCACCAGCACGACGTGGCCTGCGGCCATGCGACCGCGGTGCAGCGCTCCAGCGTCCATGACGTGCTGAGCAGCGCGGGTGCGCCACTGAACCAGCGGGTCCGCACCGAGATGGAGGCCCGGCTCGGCGCCGACTTCTCGGACGTCCGGCTGCACACTGGCGCGACGGCTCAGCGCTCGGCCACCGAAGTCGGTGCTCGTGCCTACACCTCGGGGCGCAACATCGTCATTGGTGCGGGCGGTGCGGACCGGCACACGCTGGCACATGAGCTGACCCACGTCATCCAGCAGCGCTCGGGTCCCGTCGCCGGTACCGATACCGGCAGCGGTCTTCGGGTGAGCGACCCGTCCGACAGGTTCGAACGGGAGGCCGAAGCAACCGCCAGCAGGGTGATGTCGGCAGCCGTTCCGGTCGGTCCGGTCGAGGCCGTCCGCAGTCCCGGCGCCCACGCATCGGCGCAGCCGGCTGTACAGCGCGTGGAACAGGGGGGGCCGGCCACGGTGGTCGACATCAATACGGCGGTCAACAACGCGAAGACACAGTTCCTGGGGCCGGGCCAAGGGCCGCGGAAGATGTACAAGAAGGAGGAGCCGGCCTTTGCCGCAGCGGTGGCGGCGAACTACCAGGAGGCGTTCGGTACCGCCGCCGCCTTCGAAACCCTCGTGCGAGCCGCGTGCACCCCGCCGCCTCCCGACCCGCTGGCAGCATACAAGAGGAATCTCAACGAAAACGATCAGCAGCGGTTCATGGAGGAGATCACCAGCATTCAGGCGCAGTTAGCGCTGTGGAAGAACGTCAGGCAGCTCCCGGACGGACGGTGGCCCCAAGGCTGCAGGGCAAACGGAACCTGGGGGACCAGCGCGAGTGGTGCGGCTGGGGACTATCGTGAGTCCACGGTCAACCAGCGGGTCGGGGATGCACTCCGCAATTGGTGGACTGAGAAGAAGGGCGGCTTCGTCCCGTCCAGTGACACGACCGGCGTGTCCTTCCACAAGGCACTCGGCGCAACCGGGAGCGACCGGAGCCCGATGTTCAACTACCACCTGAAAATCAGGTCATGAGCCGTGCGATGCCGGTGCGGAGCCCCAACTGACCGGGGTCGGAGAAAGCGGTCGGCGGCACCCTGCCCCATGGGGCAGGGTGCCGTGCCCTCACCTGGTACCGGGCGGTCGTTTCTGGCGCGGCGAATCTCCGCGAGGCTCTGAGCGGATCGGAGTTCACCCGAGAAGGAGCGCCAAGGATGCCGTCGTACTTGTCCCCAGGGGTCTATGTGGAGGAGGTCTCCAGTGGACCTCGCCCGATTGAAGGCGTCGGCACGTCCGTTGCCGCCTTCGTCGGTTTCGCGGAGAAGGGCCCGTTCCACACGCCCACGCTGGTGACCACGTGGAGCCAGTACGTCCAGGCTTTCGGTGGCTTCACCGAGGGGGCCTACCTGGCGCACTCGGTGTACGGCTACTTCGCCAACGGCGGCGGCATCGCCTACGTGGTGCGGGTCGGCTCGGAGGTCGGGGAGGCCGCGAAGGCCAAGACCACGCAGAGCCGGCCGAAGGCCCTGTCGGCCGGTGAGGCCGTGGCGCTGGGAGCGTTCAAGGTCGCCGCGCTGGCCGGCGTCGAGGGTGAGCTCACCGTCGAGGTCGCCGACGCCGAGGGTGAGAACCCGAGCGAGGACCGCTTCAAGCTGGTCGTCAAGCAGGGCGGCAAGCCGGTCGAGAACTTCGACGTCTCGGCGAAGAAGAGCGCCCGCAACTACGTGGTGACGCAGGTGAAGGAGCGCTCGACGCTCATCCAGGTCGAGGAGGCGGCGGCCGCCACCGGTGCGCTGGCCAAGCCGCAGAAGCAGACCGTCACGCTCGCCGTCCCGGCCGCTTCGGCCGAGGTGGTGCCGGTCGGCATCTCCGCGGCGGAGTACGTTGGCGACGCCGACGCCCGGACCGGGTTCGCGGGTCTGGAGGCGATCGACGAGATCACCATGCTCGCCGTGCCCGACCTGATGGCCGCCCACCAGCAGGGCCTCATCGACGTCGAGGGCGTCAAGGCCGTGCAGAGCGCGATGATCACCCACTGCGAGCTGATGGGCGACCGGCTGGCCGTCCTGGACCCGCTGCCGGACATGACGCCGCGCCAGGTGCGCGAGTGGCGGCAGGAGGGCGCCGGCTACGACTCCAAGTACGCCGCGCTGTACTACCCGTGGATCAAGGTCTTCGACCCGTCCAGCGGTCAGAACCGGTTCGTCCCGCCGAGCGGCCACATGCTGGGCGTCTGGGCGCGCAACGACACCGAGCGCGGCGTGCACAAGGCGCCCGCCAACGAGGTGGTGCGCGGGGCGATCGACCTGCAGACCAACGTCACCAAGGGCGAGCAGGACCTGCTGAACCCGATCGGCGTCAACTGCATCCGGGCCTTCCCCGGCCGCGGCATCCGGATCTGGGGCGCGCGCACGCTCTCCTCCGACCCGGCCTGGCGCTACATCAACGTCCGGCGGCTCTTCAACTACATCGAGGAATCGATCCTGCTGGGCACCCAGTGGACCGTCTTCGAGCCCAACGACCAGCTGCTGTGGATCAGCATCCGGCGCGACCTGACTGCCTTCCTCACCGAGGAGTGGCGCCGCGGTGCGCTCTTCGGCGCCACGGCGGCCGAGGCGTTCTACGTGAAGTGCGATGCCGAGACCAACCCGCCTGCCTCGGTCGACCTCGGCCAGGTCGTCTGCGAGATCGGCATCTGCCCGGTGAAGCCCGCCGAGTTCGTGGTCTTCCGGCTCGCGCAGTTCTCGGACAGCACCAGCCTGGTCGCCGAGTAGCCGTAGTTCCCCAGAAATCCCAGCAGACTCAGAAAGGCGGTAGTCCGAGATGACGGACCCCGGCTACGCAGTTGCCACCCATATCTTCACGGTCAAGCTCGGTGCCTACGAGGTGGAGACCGTCCAGGAGGTGAGCGGGCTCTCCTTCGAGCTCGAATCGATCGACCACTCCGAGGTGACCAGCGCCGGCAAGCTGCTGGTCCGCAAGCTCGCGGGTGCGCGCAAGGGCGGCGAGGTCACGATCTCCCGCGGCGTCGACACCAGCCCGACGTTCACCAACTGGCTCAAGACGTCACTGATCAGCGGCAACGTGGCCTCAGCCCGGCAGACGATCTCGATCATCATTAAGGACTCGGCGGACACGACGGTCCGAACGATCAACCTGCAGAAGGCATGGGCGAAGAAGTGGGAAGGGCCGACCCTCACGGCCGGCGGATCCACGGCCGCCATCGAGAAGGTCACCCTGGTCTTCGAGGATGTTGACTTCGCATGAGGCGACGTACGGTCGCGGGCGGGGCAGCCGGGTTCGACCCCGGCGAGGAGTTCGAGGAGGCGGCCCCGCCCGCGGTGGCGGCGGTCGAACCGCTGCGCACCGAGTTCGAGTTCGAGCTGCCGCGTGGCTACGTGGACGCGTCGGGAGCCGTGCACCGGCGCGGCTCGATGCGGCTGGCGACCGCGCGCGACGAGCTGATGCCGCTGATCGACATGCGGGTGAAGAGCAACCCGGCGTACCTGACCGTGGTGCTGCTCGGCACGGTGATCACCCGGCTCGGCACGCTGACCTCCCCCGGGGCGGGCGTGGTGGAGGAACTGTTCGCCTCCGACCTAGCCTTCCTGCAGGACTTCTACCGGCGGATCAACGCGGAGGGGCACACCCGGGCCGCCGTGACCTGCCCGTCCTGCGACTCCCCCTTCGAAGTAGACCTCGCAGGGGGGCGCCTGGGGGAATCGTGACGTACGCGGCCGACCGTCTGTACGAGGAGGCCGCGTACATCGCGTACCACTTCCACTGGCAGCAGGACCAGATCCTCGATCTCACGCACGCGGACCGCATCCGCTGGGTGCGGGAGATTGCCCGGATCAACACCCGGATCAACGAAGGATGATGAGGTAGCCGACGTGGCACTGCGAGACCGACTGGGACGGCGACGCCCCGGGCGCGCGCCCGCAGACGCCGCAGCCGCCGACGCCGCCGCCGGTGCGCCGGGTGCGGCTGCTTCGGCGGGTGGGACTGCTTCGGCGGGTGGGGCCGAGGTGCCGCGCGGCGGTGAGGCCTGGCGGTCGGCTCCGGCGATCCAGCGGGCCTCGGTCGGCGCGGGCCCGGCGTCGGGCGATCTGAGCGACCCGAACGGGTTCGTCGGGAGCCTGGCGACCCGGCAGAACCCGTCCTTCTACGGGACGCTCGGGCACCAGGTCAGCGCGTCGGCGCCCGCCGGGGTGCTGCACGGCGTGCTCCGTCCGATCGCCGGCCTGCCGGTGCAGCGGGCGGGCGGCGAGTCGTTCAGCTACGTGCGGCCGTTGGACGAGACGGCTGCGGGCGGGGCTGCACCTGGTGTGGGTGAGCTGGGTGCGGGTGTGGGTGAGTCGGGCAACGGTGCGACCAGCACACGGGGTGGGCAGGCCGCTCAGCCCGCGCGGGTCGGCGCGTTGCCTCGGCTGGCCGTGCAGCGGGCGGCGGTGGCCCGTCCGGGAGCGAGGGCGGGAGCGGGGGCAGGGGCTGTAGCCGGGGCTAGAGCTCAGCGGTCGGCTCGTCCAGGTCCTTCGGGTCCGTCGACTTCTTCGCTGACTGTGGCTCAGCCGGTGCCGGGTGAAGCGCGCCGTCTGGCGGCTCTGCCGTTGACGATTGCCCGTGCGCCGCGCGAGCGGACGCCGGGCGGTGCGGGTGAGCCCGTCCAGCGGCTGCCGGAGACAGCGGCGCTGCTTGGCGCACCGGCGAGTGCCGCACCTACGGCAGCTGCTGACGCTGGAGTGCCGGCGGGGGCGGCATCGGTGAGCGGACCTCCGAAGGCTGGTCGAACGAGCCCGCCGCGCAATGGACTTGGTGCTCCGATCGCTGCGGTGCCGCGTGACGCGGTGGCACCGCTTGCGATGCCGTCGGTGGTGCAGCGGGCCGTTCGCGCTGAGTCGCACGTCGGGGACTTGCCGCAGTCGGCGCCCAGTGCGGCGAAGCCGGCGGCGTCGCCGGCCCCTCTTGCTGCCCCCGTCCCGGCTCCGGCAGCGGGCAGGGTTGTGCAGCGTCGCGCCGGTCTGGGGGAGCCGCTGTCGGCGGTACCGTCGTCGGCCGGCCCGGCGGGTCAGGGTCCGGGTCCGGTCGTCGAGCGCGGGCCCGGCGCCGGCGCAGGCGCCGGCGTCAGTGTCGGGCAACCCGTTCAGCGGAGTGCGCAGTCGACGTCCGTCCCGGTGGTGCCGCTGGTCGGCGTTGACCGCGAGGCTGCGGGCGTGGGTGTGGGTGCGGTTGCGCAGGGTGGGGCGCCAGCAGCGGAGCCGGTTGTGCAGCGGAGTGCGGTGCCGGGTTCGGTGCCGCTGGTCGGCGTTGACCGCCCGGTTGTGGGCGCCGGCGCCGGCGCTGGTGCTGGTGCGCAGGGTGGCATACCGATCGCGGAGCCCGTTGTGCAGCGAAGCGTGGAACCCGCCTCGGCGCCGGTGGTGCCTGCCGTGCGACGCGGAGTGGACCGGGTGTCGGAGCCCGTACTGCCGCCGGTGGAGTCCAGCGTGCAGCGGTCGACGGTGCCTGTGGTGGTGCCTGCGGTGACCGCGGTTCCGGCTGTGCCCGTGGTGCCGCTGGTCGGACTGGACCGCTTGGCGCGAGACGGCGCCGGGCAGGGGTCGGCGGATGCCGTCGAGCGGCGGTCTGCGGAGGCTGCGGCGCCGAGCGTCCAACTGATGTCGTCGCGCCCGATCGTGCCGCTGTTGGCGCCGGAACCGGTCCCGGTGACGGGCGATGGTGCGGCTCCGGCCGGTGGTACGCCCGTTGCTGTGCCGCTTCGCTGGCTGCGGCCCGAGGCCGGCAGCCCGACGGCAGGCACGGGCGGAGCCGGCCCCTCGAGCCCGTCCGTCCCGTCGAGCCCGTCCGGCACCCCGAGCCCGTCCGGCACCCCGAGCCCGTCCCGCACCCCGAGCACCCCGAGCGCGGCGAACCGGCCTGCGCACGCCGCCGGCGGTTCGACGGCCGGCTCGCCGAGTAGCCCGCGCAGGAGCGGCGGCACGCCCGCCGCACTCCAGCGGCTGACCGGCCGGGGTCGGCGCACGGCAAGCGATTCCGGCTCTCAACAGGGCGGTACGGCGACGCCGCCTGCCACCGGTGCCCGACCGACGGTCCAGCGTCGGAGCGGTCTGGGACGGCGCGCGTCGCGTGCCGTCCCAGGCGACCAGCAGCGGGGGAACGCCGCGCCGGAGCCTTCCGGCGCCGGCACGGAACCGGCAGTCCAGCGTCGCGTCCACCCGGAGCGACAGAGGTCGGGTGAACGGAGCGTGGGTACCGGTGGTTTCCCCAGCACCGCCATGCCCACCACCGCCATGCCCGGCGTCCGCACTGTGCCCGCCGCACCCGCCATACCCACCGCGCCTACCGCACCCGCCGCACCCACCGTGCAGCGTCGTGCGATCCCCCTCGCGGCTCCGGCTCCGGCTCCGGCCCTGGCCCCCACCCCCGGCGTGCTCCCCGCAGCCGCGCCGCACCGGAACACCGTCAACTGGGCGCCCCCCGTCCCGCAGTCGGCAGGCAGGTCGGCCCGCGCGCTGACCGCTTCGGCCCCCTCGGGTCCCGTCGTCCCCGGTGTCCCCGTTGTCCCGATGGTGCAGCGGCTGCGCGAACGCCCGGCCGGCAGCTCGCCCGCGACGCCCCCCGCGACTCCGGTGGTACTCCGCAAGGCGCTGCCGCGCCCGGAGCAGGCCGGCCCGACCGGCTCGGAGAGCACCGGCCCGTCCGGCACGAGCGGCTCGCAGCTCCCCACCGACCGTACGGCGACGGCCGCTCCCCGCACCAGCTCCAGGAGCGCCACCGGCACGCCGCCCGACGGCGGATCGGAAACCCCGGCCCCCACCCCCGACGGCGACGGTGTGCTCGCGGCGTTGGACCGCAACCACCTCGACGAGTTGGCCCGGCGCCTGGCCGCCCCGATCGGCCGCCTGCTCCGCGCCGAGCTCAGGCTCGGCCGCGAGCGCGCCGGGCGGCTGACGGACAGCGGTCGGTGAGCTGACGTGCTGAACCGACCCGCAAGGGACCGACCCGCACGGGACCGACCCGCAAGGGACCGATCCGTGACGAACCGATCAGAGCAAGGAGCAGTCAGCCGGTGAGCGGCCAAGACCCAGGAACGACCGTCCACTTCCGCCTGCAGGTCACCGGGATCGACCTCGGTGTCTTCAACACCTGCAGCGGCCTCGGCGCCCAGGTGGAGGTGGAGCAGCGTCCGGAGGGCGGCAACAACGGCTTCGTCTGGCAGCTGCCGACCCGGGTGACGTATCCCAATGTGACCATGAGCCGAGGGGTGACCCCGGACAGCGCCAAGATCGCCACGTATCTCACCGCCCTCCAGCAGCGGGTGACCCGTGGCACTGCGCAGATCACGGCGCTGGACTCGAAGTTCGAGTCGGTGATCGCCACCTGGTCACTGCGCGACGCGATCATGGTCCGTTGGAGTGGCCCGTCCTTCGACCCGAACCGGTCCGAAGTGGCCAGCGAGAGCATCGAACTCGCCTACCACGGCTTCCTCTAGAAGCCCACCACTAGCAGCCCACCACCCGCACCACCCGCCACCGCACGACCTATGGAAGGGAGCGCGCACCCCATGCCCAGCCCCAGTACGCCGGCCAAGGCCACGCTGACAGCCTACGAACCGCCCAAGATGCCCGGCGAGATGCCCGGCGGTGCCATCGGGAGCCCGGTCACCTTCCAGTTCAACCCGCACACCCTCACGATGAGCAAGGGTGCGTCCTGGCTGCAGCAGCCGACCGTGAAGGCCCTGGAGGTCGGCGTGGCGGCGTACCGCGGTGCCCAGCCGCGCCGGCTCTCGGTGGAGCTCTTCCTGGACGCCACCGCCACCCACGACAACAGCGTGGCCAAGGCGGTGGACACCGTGCTCGGCTGGTGCGCCCCGACGGCCGCCTCGGTCGCCGCCGAAGCGCCGTGCGCGCCGCGGGTGATGTTCGCCTGGGGATCCTTCCAATCCGCCTTCTTCTCCGGCTACTTGGAGAGTGTCAGCGCCACGTACACGCTCTTCGACACGGACGGCCACCCGCTGCGCGCGACCTGCGCCGTCCAGCTCACCGAGGCGGGCGACCCGACGCCGGGGCAGAACCCCACCTCGGGCGCGCTGGAGGCGCGCCGGGTGCACCGGGTGGTGGGTGGCGACAGCCTGGAGCTGATCGCCTTCAAGGAGTACGGCTCCGCCACCGCGTGGCGGCGGATCGCCGAGACCAACGGCATCGACGATCCGATGCGGCTGCGCCCGGGGGCCGAACTGCTGGTGCCGGCCGGCAATGAGCGGCGGGAGGGTACGGCATGACGGTCGGTTCCGACACGCAGGGCTTCACGATCGGTACGCCTGGTCCGCTGCCGCCGGTGTGGGCCTCCGCGCCGATGGACGTCCAGGTGGAGGAGAGCGGCGCGCTCGCGGCGGTGGCCGTGGTGCGCTTCCACGACCCGGACCGGGCACTGCTGAAGCAGACCGGGATCACCATCGGCGCCCCCTTCACGATCGAGGTCCAGATCGGGGCCGGGTCACCGGCCAAGCCGCTCTTCACCGGTGAAGTGGTCTCGCTGGAGGCCGAGTTCGACGGTTCGGGCAGTTTCACCACGGTCCGCGCACTGGACGTCTCGCACCGGCTGCAGCGTGGCCGGCGGATCGTCGGCTACCCGAGCAGCACCGCCTCGGA
This genomic window contains:
- a CDS encoding ATP-binding protein, with the protein product MTAAVLDDTSVAPGTRYLLERLALVELRVRAVVEARRATDPKPDDAFRGLYLSAESADHLLDRPELPHLPSLFDPHERAAVEQWADQAEAAGTALPLRSLATDFDLGPLDIELLLIALLPDADARFEQLYGYLNDDVSRRRASCGLALQLLGAGPLEDPARARLSPAAPLVAGGLLLVEEPDRPFLGRSLRVPDRVLAHLLGEPGPDPELRGLLTSATDLPSSPTAAALAEALARGVRLVYLREQPGGSATAVAATGLRLADRAAVCLDLAALAAEPHPELLLPAAAREARLRGGGLVAGPVDALEPAGRPERARLLRQLAQLPVPVLLTGHTAWDPLWAEDSPLLLTAPQLAVEERVVLWRDALAGAALDPATDPARLLAPYLLSPDQLRRAAQSAGRQALLDGGVPVDAGHLRTGVRAQNAAGLERLARRIEPAVGWDDLVLPPATAEQLGDLALRARHRDTVLGSWRMRPGGGRGRGVMALFAGDSGTGKTMSAEVVAGDLGLDLYVVDLSTVVDKYVGETEKNLERIFTEAAGINGILLFDEADAIFGKRSEVKDAHDRYANMESAYLLQRMESFDGIAILTTNLRANLDEAFTRRLDVIVDFPVPDPAGRRALWDRCLGPAVPRADDLDLDFCARFELAGGSIRACVVTAAYLAAAGERPVSMADLVAAVQREYRKLGRLVLASEFGEWGTGRA
- a CDS encoding DUF4157 domain-containing protein — encoded protein: MRHDSAPAAFASLSAPGGPQPAALAALQRAIGNRAMAALVGQERHQHDVACGHATAVQRSSVHDVLSSAGAPLNQRVRTEMEARLGADFSDVRLHTGATAQRSATEVGARAYTSGRNIVIGAGGADRHTLAHELTHVIQQRSGPVAGTDTGSGLRVSDPSDRFEREAEATASRVMSAAVPVGPVEAVRSPGAHASAQPAVQRVEQGGPATVVDINTAVNNAKTQFLGPGQGPRKMYKKEEPAFAAAVAANYQEAFGTAAAFETLVRAACTPPPPDPLAAYKRNLNENDQQRFMEEITSIQAQLALWKNVRQLPDGRWPQGCRANGTWGTSASGAAGDYRESTVNQRVGDALRNWWTEKKGGFVPSSDTTGVSFHKALGATGSDRSPMFNYHLKIRS
- a CDS encoding phage tail sheath subtilisin-like domain-containing protein, producing MPSYLSPGVYVEEVSSGPRPIEGVGTSVAAFVGFAEKGPFHTPTLVTTWSQYVQAFGGFTEGAYLAHSVYGYFANGGGIAYVVRVGSEVGEAAKAKTTQSRPKALSAGEAVALGAFKVAALAGVEGELTVEVADAEGENPSEDRFKLVVKQGGKPVENFDVSAKKSARNYVVTQVKERSTLIQVEEAAAATGALAKPQKQTVTLAVPAASAEVVPVGISAAEYVGDADARTGFAGLEAIDEITMLAVPDLMAAHQQGLIDVEGVKAVQSAMITHCELMGDRLAVLDPLPDMTPRQVREWRQEGAGYDSKYAALYYPWIKVFDPSSGQNRFVPPSGHMLGVWARNDTERGVHKAPANEVVRGAIDLQTNVTKGEQDLLNPIGVNCIRAFPGRGIRIWGARTLSSDPAWRYINVRRLFNYIEESILLGTQWTVFEPNDQLLWISIRRDLTAFLTEEWRRGALFGATAAEAFYVKCDAETNPPASVDLGQVVCEIGICPVKPAEFVVFRLAQFSDSTSLVAE
- a CDS encoding phage tail protein; the encoded protein is MTDPGYAVATHIFTVKLGAYEVETVQEVSGLSFELESIDHSEVTSAGKLLVRKLAGARKGGEVTISRGVDTSPTFTNWLKTSLISGNVASARQTISIIIKDSADTTVRTINLQKAWAKKWEGPTLTAGGSTAAIEKVTLVFEDVDFA
- a CDS encoding DUF6760 family protein — encoded protein: MTYAADRLYEEAAYIAYHFHWQQDQILDLTHADRIRWVREIARINTRINEG
- a CDS encoding phage tail protein, with the translated sequence MSGQDPGTTVHFRLQVTGIDLGVFNTCSGLGAQVEVEQRPEGGNNGFVWQLPTRVTYPNVTMSRGVTPDSAKIATYLTALQQRVTRGTAQITALDSKFESVIATWSLRDAIMVRWSGPSFDPNRSEVASESIELAYHGFL
- a CDS encoding LysM peptidoglycan-binding domain-containing protein gives rise to the protein MPSPSTPAKATLTAYEPPKMPGEMPGGAIGSPVTFQFNPHTLTMSKGASWLQQPTVKALEVGVAAYRGAQPRRLSVELFLDATATHDNSVAKAVDTVLGWCAPTAASVAAEAPCAPRVMFAWGSFQSAFFSGYLESVSATYTLFDTDGHPLRATCAVQLTEAGDPTPGQNPTSGALEARRVHRVVGGDSLELIAFKEYGSATAWRRIAETNGIDDPMRLRPGAELLVPAGNERREGTA